One genomic segment of Chitinophaga sancti includes these proteins:
- a CDS encoding efflux RND transporter permease subunit, with translation MLRRFIERPVLATVVSILLVLLGILSLFTLPVTQFPDIAPPCVAVTASYPGANAEVVARSVATPIEEAVNGVENMTYMTSTSNNDGSMTLSVYFKLGTNPDLAAVNVQNRVSKATSLLPSEVVSAGITTEKKQNSMIMVVNLMSNTSEYDEKFLQNYAKINIIPELQRITGVGQAMVFGSKDYSMRIWLHPDRLAANHLSPQDVLNSIQEQNVEAAPGRFGESSDRAFEYVLKYKGKLNQHEDYENMVLKANADGSLLRLKDVARVEFGSFTYSSDTKVNGKYGIGIAIYQTAGSNANDIQVAANALMKKASLLFPKGVEYFNIYSTKEYLDESIDQVKHTLLEAFILVFIVVFIFLQDFRSTLIPAIAVPVAIIGTFFFMQLFGFTINLLTLFALVLAIGIVVDDAIVVVEAVHAKMEKINMSPRNATITSMQEISGAIISITLVMAAVFVPVGFMQGPAGVFYRQFAFTLAIAILISALNALTLSPALCALLLKNIHHGDDHQPKHVTMGFGSRFFKAFNTGFNAVTNKYINSLRFLVRRKWIAIGGLALITAVTVFLVKRTPTGFIPTEDNGFVVYSVSMPPGASLQRTREVVGKVEKIMHDFESVNSYLSVSGFNIITNSSSSASGVGFVKLKPFEQRGKVKDLKAVMGMMQGALAGIPEANIFMFNMPTVPGFSNVDGFEVILQDRNGGPMDKLANTTYGFIGELMKRKEIAFAFTTFNAGNPQYSVQIDDSKAKQLGVKVSEILQTLQVFYGSTFASDFNRFGKYYRVIVQADVPARAEPSSLDEVFVKNESGEMVPINAVVKLERVYGPETVTRNNLFNAVSINGQPKPGYSSGDAIRAVEEVAVSYLPRGYSYEWVGMTKEEIAAGGQAGIIFLLCLIFVYFLLSAQYESYILPFSVILSIPLGIFGVFAFINLFGIDNNIYVQVGLIMLIGLLAKNAILIVEYAVQRRKGGMGLLASALEAARLRLRPILMTSFAFIAGLTPLMRATGSSAQGNRSISFGAAGGMLTGVLLGIFVIPVLFIIFQYIQERISGKPVRQEEMQTAAEY, from the coding sequence ATGTTAAGAAGATTTATAGAAAGGCCGGTACTGGCTACGGTGGTCTCCATCCTGCTGGTACTGTTGGGGATCTTATCGCTATTCACATTGCCGGTTACTCAGTTTCCGGACATTGCCCCTCCCTGCGTGGCCGTTACAGCATCCTACCCCGGCGCTAACGCCGAAGTGGTAGCCCGTTCCGTAGCCACCCCCATAGAAGAGGCGGTAAACGGTGTAGAGAACATGACCTACATGACCTCTACTTCCAACAACGACGGTTCCATGACCCTGAGTGTGTACTTCAAACTGGGTACGAATCCTGATCTGGCAGCAGTAAACGTGCAAAATCGCGTATCCAAAGCCACCAGCCTCTTACCATCCGAAGTAGTGAGCGCAGGTATCACCACAGAGAAGAAACAGAATAGTATGATCATGGTGGTGAACCTGATGAGTAATACTTCAGAATACGATGAAAAGTTTTTGCAGAACTATGCAAAGATCAACATCATCCCTGAATTACAACGTATCACTGGTGTAGGTCAGGCCATGGTATTCGGTTCCAAAGATTACTCTATGCGTATATGGCTGCACCCTGATCGTCTCGCTGCCAATCACCTGTCACCACAGGACGTACTGAATTCTATCCAGGAACAGAACGTAGAAGCAGCACCTGGTCGTTTCGGTGAAAGTAGTGACAGAGCATTCGAATATGTATTAAAATATAAAGGGAAACTGAACCAGCACGAAGATTATGAAAACATGGTGCTGAAGGCAAATGCAGATGGTTCTTTACTGCGCCTGAAAGACGTGGCAAGAGTGGAGTTCGGTTCCTTTACATATAGCAGTGACACCAAGGTGAATGGGAAATACGGTATTGGTATAGCTATCTATCAAACAGCGGGTTCAAACGCAAATGATATCCAGGTAGCTGCCAATGCCCTGATGAAGAAAGCATCCCTGCTATTTCCTAAAGGTGTAGAATATTTCAATATCTATAGCACCAAGGAATACCTGGATGAATCCATTGACCAGGTGAAACACACCCTGCTGGAAGCATTTATACTGGTATTTATAGTTGTATTCATATTCTTACAGGATTTCCGTTCTACACTGATTCCTGCTATCGCAGTACCAGTAGCGATCATAGGTACATTCTTCTTCATGCAGCTGTTTGGTTTTACCATCAACCTGCTTACCCTCTTTGCTCTGGTGCTGGCTATCGGTATCGTAGTGGATGACGCTATCGTCGTCGTCGAGGCGGTGCACGCCAAGATGGAGAAGATCAATATGTCTCCAAGAAATGCGACCATTACCAGTATGCAGGAAATATCAGGTGCAATCATCTCCATCACCCTGGTTATGGCAGCGGTATTCGTACCTGTTGGTTTCATGCAGGGCCCGGCGGGTGTATTCTACCGTCAGTTCGCTTTCACACTGGCGATCGCCATCCTGATCTCTGCATTGAATGCATTGACCCTGAGTCCTGCACTCTGTGCCCTGTTGTTGAAGAACATACATCATGGAGATGACCATCAACCAAAGCATGTAACAATGGGCTTCGGTAGTCGTTTCTTCAAAGCATTCAATACAGGTTTTAATGCGGTAACAAATAAATATATCAATAGTCTCCGTTTCCTCGTAAGACGTAAATGGATTGCAATAGGTGGTCTGGCGCTGATCACTGCTGTAACGGTATTCCTGGTAAAACGTACCCCTACCGGATTTATTCCTACAGAAGACAATGGTTTCGTAGTATACTCTGTGAGCATGCCTCCCGGTGCTTCATTGCAACGTACCCGGGAAGTTGTGGGTAAGGTGGAAAAAATCATGCACGACTTCGAGTCTGTCAATTCTTATCTGAGCGTTTCCGGTTTTAACATCATCACCAACTCCAGCAGTTCTGCATCTGGCGTAGGGTTTGTAAAACTCAAACCATTCGAACAGCGTGGAAAGGTGAAAGACCTGAAAGCCGTGATGGGTATGATGCAAGGCGCACTGGCAGGTATTCCTGAAGCAAATATCTTCATGTTCAACATGCCTACCGTACCTGGTTTCAGTAACGTAGATGGTTTCGAAGTGATATTGCAGGACCGTAACGGTGGCCCAATGGATAAACTGGCAAATACCACTTACGGTTTTATCGGAGAACTGATGAAGCGCAAAGAAATTGCATTTGCCTTTACCACCTTTAATGCCGGTAATCCGCAGTACAGTGTGCAGATCGACGATAGTAAAGCGAAACAACTGGGTGTGAAAGTATCAGAGATCCTGCAGACATTGCAGGTGTTTTATGGTAGCACCTTTGCATCTGACTTTAACCGTTTTGGTAAATACTACCGTGTCATCGTACAGGCGGATGTACCTGCACGTGCAGAACCTTCTTCACTGGATGAAGTGTTTGTAAAGAATGAGTCAGGTGAAATGGTACCGATCAATGCCGTGGTAAAACTGGAAAGAGTATATGGTCCTGAAACCGTTACCCGCAATAACCTCTTTAATGCGGTGAGCATCAATGGCCAGCCAAAACCTGGTTATAGCTCTGGTGATGCGATCAGGGCTGTGGAAGAAGTGGCGGTTAGTTACCTGCCAAGAGGTTACTCTTACGAGTGGGTAGGTATGACAAAAGAAGAAATTGCAGCTGGTGGTCAGGCAGGTATTATCTTCCTGTTGTGTTTGATCTTTGTATACTTCCTGCTGTCAGCACAGTATGAAAGTTACATTCTGCCATTCTCCGTGATTCTCTCTATTCCACTGGGTATCTTCGGTGTATTTGCCTTCATCAATCTGTTTGGTATAGACAACAATATATATGTGCAGGTAGGTCTGATCATGCTGATAGGCTTGCTGGCTAAAAACGCCATCCTGATCGTAGAATATGCCGTACAAAGGCGCAAGGGTGGAATGGGGCTGCTGGCCTCCGCATTGGAAGCGGCCAGGTTACGTCTGCGTCCTATCCTCATGACATCCTTTGCATTCATTGCAGGTCTGACACCACTTATGAGAGCGACAGGTTCATCTGCACAGGGTAACCGTTCAATCAGTTTCGGTGCAGCAGGAGGGATGTTGACCGGCGTATTGCTGGGCATCTTTGTGATACCGGTGTTGTTCATCATCTTCCAGTATATACAGGAGCGCATCAGCGGTAAACCTGTAAGACAGGAAGAAATGCAGACAGCAGCAGAGTATTAA
- a CDS encoding RICIN domain-containing protein, which yields MKSLFCTLALIIATVNTFAQTIHGTYAIKNVASGMVLRIKDANTANGTPIVPYSPVNWKCVTWDFNNVEGQTYQLKNLFSGKTLQPKGAFLEEQPIANQQYEFLPAEKNSYLIRVKGTELYITQGEENIVLAAKKKDVRSQSWTLVEQHPTM from the coding sequence ATGAAAAGCTTATTCTGTACACTGGCGCTCATCATAGCCACTGTCAACACCTTTGCTCAGACCATCCATGGCACATATGCCATAAAGAACGTAGCCTCCGGCATGGTACTCCGTATCAAAGATGCGAATACAGCCAATGGTACCCCCATTGTTCCATACTCTCCGGTCAACTGGAAATGTGTAACCTGGGATTTCAATAATGTAGAAGGTCAGACCTACCAGCTAAAGAATCTTTTTTCTGGTAAAACATTACAACCAAAAGGAGCATTTCTGGAAGAGCAACCTATTGCGAACCAGCAGTATGAATTTCTGCCTGCAGAAAAGAATAGTTACCTGATTCGGGTAAAGGGAACGGAGTTATACATTACACAGGGGGAGGAGAACATTGTATTAGCTGCAAAGAAAAAAGATGTTCGTTCACAATCATGGACATTGGTAGAGCAGCATCCGACCATGTAG
- a CDS encoding helix-turn-helix domain-containing protein has product MKYPEYFPLVEFKQKEADLPFEIHPFRWDDESLRAHNALPHRQNFIEIIWVTKGHSTLIVDLQKYEMPANSVYCVTSGQIHQLVGNEHTEGYIYQFTEDFLYMGEHEFDLMYHSGLFQAFSRSAGIVVDSEIAVEMKEITLKMMREADNLYLLRTELMRRYLKIFLIYLTRQLRGTLQTTIQTRNIELVEKFKNMVEAMFKSKKKVADFARGLSVTPNYLNEIVKKITGYPASHHIRQRIVLEAKRQAAYSDVCMKEVAWNLGFSDIAHFSKFFKNSTGTNFSDFKKECLVFASTTPEN; this is encoded by the coding sequence ATGAAATATCCTGAATATTTTCCTTTGGTGGAATTTAAACAGAAGGAAGCTGATCTTCCTTTTGAAATCCATCCCTTCCGGTGGGATGATGAATCTCTCAGAGCACATAACGCCCTTCCTCACCGTCAGAACTTTATTGAGATCATCTGGGTAACGAAAGGTCACAGCACGCTGATAGTAGATTTGCAGAAGTATGAGATGCCCGCTAATAGTGTATACTGTGTTACTTCCGGACAAATCCATCAGCTGGTTGGGAATGAACATACTGAGGGCTACATTTATCAGTTCACGGAAGACTTCCTGTATATGGGGGAGCATGAGTTTGATCTAATGTATCATTCGGGGTTGTTTCAGGCGTTTTCGCGATCGGCAGGCATAGTCGTTGATAGCGAGATAGCGGTGGAAATGAAAGAGATTACATTGAAGATGATGCGGGAGGCGGATAATTTGTATTTATTACGAACGGAGTTGATGCGGAGGTACCTGAAGATCTTTTTGATTTATTTGACAAGACAACTAAGAGGAACTTTGCAGACGACGATCCAGACAAGGAATATTGAACTGGTGGAGAAGTTTAAGAATATGGTGGAGGCGATGTTTAAGAGTAAGAAGAAGGTGGCGGATTTTGCGAGAGGGCTGTCGGTGACGCCGAATTATCTGAATGAGATTGTGAAGAAGATTACGGGGTATCCGGCAAGTCATCATATCAGGCAAAGGATCGTGTTGGAGGCGAAGCGACAAGCAGCGTATTCAGATGTGTGTATGAAGGAGGTGGCGTGGAATCTGGGGTTTTCTGATATTGCGCATTTTAGTAAGTTTTTTAAGAATTCGACTGGGACAAATTTTTCTGATTTTAAGAAGGAGTGCCTGGTATTTGCTTCTACAACACCGGAAAATTAG
- a CDS encoding efflux transporter outer membrane subunit: MTKKYISVLTVFIAIIILAACRVGRDYKQPALVLPERFGDNASSGTSAAGDKAFSGTSTAGSDKAPSDTSIAEIPWKNFFADTTLQRLIAAGLSGNYDLQLAVKRIEEASAYLKEAKSAWLPTATLNVTANTTNPSNNSLNGLSFSSFLGADHIEDYSLNAAVSWELDVWGKIRRQKEAALASYLETYEGAHAVQTTLVSDIANAYYNLLMLDAQLQVAKNSLSLSDTIVQMIRLQKTAGEVTELGVQQAIAQQQTAALLIPQLEQAIAIQENSLRILTGELPGTIARSQQLSTNLMRDSLPVGIPANLISKRPDVRAGEMALVAANAKVGVAQGSMYPTLTLTANGGLNAFKASDWFTVPASLFGVAAAGITQPLFQHRQLKTQLEVAKIQREEAVIRFRQLALDAVGEVSNSLVKLNKLKSQQTIASQQVETTQLATRQAQLLFRSGMANYLEVITAQGNFLQAELTQADITRQQLSAGVELYRSLGGGWN, encoded by the coding sequence ATGACTAAAAAATATATCAGTGTCCTAACCGTCTTCATTGCTATAATTATACTGGCAGCATGCCGGGTGGGCCGTGACTACAAACAGCCTGCCCTGGTACTGCCGGAGCGGTTTGGCGACAATGCCTCTTCAGGTACCAGTGCTGCTGGCGATAAGGCTTTTTCCGGTACCAGCACTGCAGGCAGTGATAAAGCTCCTTCAGATACCAGTATAGCTGAGATACCCTGGAAGAACTTCTTTGCCGATACGACACTACAAAGGCTAATCGCCGCAGGGCTGAGTGGCAACTACGACCTGCAACTGGCCGTAAAACGAATCGAAGAAGCATCTGCTTACCTAAAGGAGGCAAAGTCAGCCTGGCTGCCTACTGCCACACTGAATGTAACCGCGAATACCACCAATCCGTCGAATAACAGTTTGAATGGTCTCAGCTTTAGTTCGTTCCTGGGTGCCGATCATATCGAAGACTATTCATTGAATGCAGCAGTATCCTGGGAGCTGGATGTGTGGGGCAAGATTAGAAGACAAAAAGAAGCAGCACTGGCCAGTTATCTGGAAACCTACGAAGGAGCACATGCTGTGCAAACCACCCTCGTATCAGATATCGCCAATGCATACTATAACCTGCTCATGCTGGATGCACAGCTACAGGTAGCTAAAAACAGCCTGTCGCTGAGCGATACCATTGTGCAGATGATCCGCCTGCAAAAAACAGCGGGCGAGGTAACAGAACTGGGAGTACAGCAGGCCATTGCCCAACAGCAAACAGCCGCCTTGCTCATACCTCAGCTTGAACAGGCAATAGCTATCCAGGAAAATTCCCTGCGTATCCTTACAGGTGAATTACCAGGTACCATCGCACGAAGTCAGCAACTGAGTACTAACCTGATGCGCGATTCATTGCCGGTGGGTATTCCTGCCAATCTGATCAGCAAGCGTCCGGATGTGAGAGCAGGAGAGATGGCGCTGGTAGCTGCCAATGCAAAAGTAGGGGTGGCACAGGGGAGCATGTATCCCACTCTGACCCTCACTGCCAACGGCGGATTGAATGCTTTCAAAGCGAGTGACTGGTTCACCGTACCGGCTTCTCTGTTCGGAGTAGCAGCCGCAGGTATCACTCAGCCATTGTTTCAGCACAGACAATTGAAAACACAGTTGGAAGTAGCAAAGATTCAGCGTGAAGAAGCCGTGATCCGTTTCCGCCAACTGGCATTGGATGCAGTGGGAGAGGTGAGCAATTCACTCGTGAAACTGAATAAGTTGAAATCACAGCAAACCATCGCTTCCCAACAGGTGGAAACTACACAATTGGCTACCCGTCAAGCACAATTACTATTCCGCAGCGGTATGGCTAACTACCTGGAAGTGATCACTGCACAGGGGAATTTTTTACAGGCTGAGCTGACACAGGCAGACATTACCCGTCAGCAACTGAGTGCTGGTGTGGAATTGTACAGAAGCCTGGGTGGCGGATGGAATTAA
- a CDS encoding efflux RND transporter periplasmic adaptor subunit, translated as MNHLFLLQQAHKKHGPASLLYSIIIVAFLSSCASSSAKTENGGGAPAAVLPVLKVTSVPATTYREYNATLEGKVNVEIRPQVDGYLDKIFVDEGAYVKAGQPLFRINDRPYQEQLSNASALLLAAQANEEKALVEVNRLTPLVQNNVVSDVQLKTANAAYAAAKANVSQARANVSNARISVGYTLITAPVNGYIGRIPFKSGSLVGRGETQPLTLLSDINEVYAYFSMSEIDFLQFKNKIAGNTVADKVKKLPAVDLVLPDNTIYTEKGHVETMEGQFDKTMGSVSFRAIFPNGAGLLRSGNTGKVRIPEQLSAALLVPQEATFEVQDKVFVFTVGDSNKVASKPIIISGKSGAYYFVEKGLQAGETIVYAGLGRLQDGAVIAPQPISMDSLLKVKPL; from the coding sequence ATGAATCACTTATTCTTATTACAACAAGCGCACAAAAAACACGGGCCAGCGAGTCTTCTTTATAGTATCATTATTGTCGCGTTCCTTTCATCATGCGCCTCCTCTTCTGCAAAAACAGAAAATGGAGGAGGAGCGCCAGCAGCGGTACTACCCGTGCTGAAAGTAACTTCCGTTCCAGCTACTACTTATCGTGAATACAACGCGACATTAGAAGGAAAGGTAAACGTTGAAATCCGCCCACAGGTAGATGGATACCTCGACAAGATCTTTGTAGATGAAGGTGCTTACGTAAAAGCAGGCCAACCTTTATTCCGCATCAATGACCGTCCTTACCAGGAACAACTGAGTAATGCATCTGCACTCTTACTCGCTGCACAGGCCAATGAAGAAAAGGCACTGGTAGAAGTAAACCGTCTTACGCCACTCGTACAAAATAACGTGGTATCCGACGTACAACTTAAAACTGCCAATGCTGCATATGCAGCTGCGAAAGCCAACGTATCACAGGCACGTGCCAATGTAAGCAATGCTCGTATCAGTGTCGGATACACCCTGATCACTGCACCTGTAAATGGTTACATTGGTCGAATTCCTTTCAAAAGCGGTAGCCTGGTAGGCCGTGGGGAAACACAGCCACTTACTTTATTATCGGATATAAATGAGGTGTATGCTTACTTCTCCATGAGTGAGATCGACTTCCTCCAATTCAAAAATAAAATAGCTGGTAATACCGTAGCTGATAAAGTGAAAAAATTACCGGCTGTAGACCTGGTGCTTCCAGACAATACCATCTACACCGAAAAAGGGCATGTAGAAACAATGGAAGGTCAGTTCGACAAAACAATGGGTTCCGTAAGTTTCCGTGCTATTTTCCCGAATGGTGCAGGGCTGCTTCGTTCCGGTAATACCGGTAAAGTCCGTATTCCTGAACAACTCTCTGCAGCACTGTTGGTGCCACAGGAAGCGACATTTGAAGTGCAGGACAAAGTATTTGTATTCACAGTAGGAGATAGCAATAAAGTGGCGAGCAAGCCAATTATAATCTCCGGTAAATCTGGCGCATACTACTTCGTAGAGAAAGGACTGCAGGCAGGTGAGACTATTGTATATGCAGGATTGGGAAGACTACAGGATGGTGCTGTGATTGCTCCACAGCCAATATCTATGGATAGCCTGCTGAAGGTAAAGCCATTGTAA
- a CDS encoding MarR family transcriptional regulator has product MNKPLMCSTIGHLLVQIGKAHRNKGNQMLAAYNLHAGQEIFLQQVLCHNGIMLSDLTTNMEVTPVTVTRMADRLEKNGFLVKEKCCTDQRAVRVSLTEKGREAAMHITEQTWNQLEQQMVKGLSTEERIILKRLLMQVLENLKK; this is encoded by the coding sequence ATGAACAAACCGCTTATGTGCAGTACCATTGGTCACCTATTGGTACAAATCGGCAAAGCGCACAGGAACAAAGGGAATCAAATGCTCGCGGCATACAACCTGCACGCCGGCCAGGAGATCTTCCTGCAACAAGTACTATGTCACAACGGCATCATGCTCAGTGACCTTACGACGAACATGGAAGTCACACCCGTGACCGTCACCCGCATGGCTGACCGTCTCGAAAAAAACGGCTTCCTTGTCAAAGAAAAATGCTGTACCGATCAGCGAGCCGTTCGCGTCTCCCTTACTGAAAAAGGCAGGGAAGCCGCTATGCATATCACAGAACAAACCTGGAACCAATTGGAACAACAAATGGTGAAAGGACTAAGTACAGAAGAAAGGATAATCTTAAAACGTCTGCTCATGCAGGTACTGGAAAATCTGAAGAAATAA
- a CDS encoding AraC family transcriptional regulator codes for MKTNVVIPVYNVDDCVDMQNPLKGFFINRTTYLVQPEDLKEPHRRKHFSITLVLSGETTQYIDFEKYTVTGPAVVMLYPDQVHQHTGDSLCEVVNIIFSQEFLVNETGLGSPICWGCVCGTPVIELTDAQLKELMGFARLMMREMETRQPLRELIIRNMLHSLIAAISRLPQRDIAAMQSDTLPNRIVRQFDELSDVHYKDKTQVAHYADMMYVTPGHLNDTIKAVLGKTAKQIIDEKRVMEAKRLLFYGEHTIKEIAWELKFEDDGYFNRFFKKHTGYTPATFQKSIREKYN; via the coding sequence ATGAAGACTAATGTAGTCATACCAGTTTACAATGTTGACGATTGTGTTGATATGCAAAATCCTTTAAAAGGTTTTTTTATCAACCGCACTACCTACCTGGTACAACCAGAAGATCTGAAAGAACCGCATCGCCGTAAGCATTTCAGTATCACCCTTGTGCTATCAGGCGAAACAACTCAATATATCGACTTCGAAAAATATACTGTCACAGGTCCTGCTGTAGTGATGTTATATCCTGACCAGGTACATCAACATACCGGCGATAGTTTATGCGAAGTCGTTAATATTATCTTTTCACAGGAATTCCTTGTGAACGAAACCGGCTTAGGTAGCCCTATCTGTTGGGGTTGTGTATGCGGTACGCCTGTAATCGAACTCACAGATGCACAACTGAAAGAGCTCATGGGATTCGCGCGTCTCATGATGAGAGAAATGGAAACCAGGCAACCATTGCGGGAACTGATTATCCGCAACATGCTACATTCTCTCATTGCTGCTATCTCCCGTTTACCACAACGCGACATTGCCGCTATGCAATCAGATACGCTGCCTAACCGCATCGTACGTCAGTTCGATGAATTGTCCGATGTGCATTACAAAGACAAAACGCAGGTAGCACACTATGCAGATATGATGTATGTAACACCCGGTCATCTCAACGATACAATCAAGGCTGTGTTGGGAAAAACCGCCAAACAGATCATCGACGAAAAACGGGTGATGGAAGCCAAGCGACTTTTGTTTTATGGTGAACATACCATCAAGGAAATCGCGTGGGAGCTTAAGTTTGAAGACGATGGGTACTTCAATCGTTTCTTTAAAAAGCATACTGGTTACACACCAGCAACGTTCCAGAAGAGTATCCGGGAAAAGTACAATTAA
- a CDS encoding GNAT family N-acetyltransferase translates to MNTSYRIARLIDAEELTIMSMELYTEISSRKDFTENKIVATLRFYEQHSNMGEVLMIECDGGLAGYSVIFRFWSQEYGGLMVGVDELYIKKKYRRLGTAKQFIDLLIASERMHPQFAGIELEAHYSNTLALKLFASLGIPKNENSFYIKLLKE, encoded by the coding sequence ATGAATACTTCATATAGAATAGCGCGGCTGATAGATGCTGAAGAACTCACCATAATGTCGATGGAACTATACACCGAAATAAGCAGTCGCAAAGACTTTACGGAGAATAAGATTGTGGCTACCCTACGTTTCTATGAGCAGCATAGTAATATGGGTGAAGTATTGATGATTGAATGTGATGGTGGACTGGCGGGGTACTCGGTAATCTTTCGGTTTTGGAGTCAGGAATATGGTGGGTTGATGGTGGGGGTGGATGAATTATATATCAAAAAAAAATACCGCAGATTGGGGACGGCGAAGCAATTCATCGATCTGTTAATAGCTAGTGAACGTATGCATCCCCAATTTGCGGGTATTGAGCTGGAAGCGCATTATAGTAATACACTTGCACTTAAATTATTCGCTTCTCTTGGTATTCCTAAGAATGAAAACTCTTTTTATATAAAGCTGCTCAAGGAGTAA